A single genomic interval of Electrophorus electricus isolate fEleEle1 chromosome 4, fEleEle1.pri, whole genome shotgun sequence harbors:
- the tnfsf14 gene encoding tumor necrosis factor ligand superfamily member 14: MAGRGGTYPAVFVVDSQAGLPPLPPKTGLQQARRRAGPAQTVLFLLVALALCGVVLEACFIYRLYTTQHSSNQEGLRTDARKGDPQKNGSMVGPKTRPRTVLKPSKPLAHLTAGVERPDKYGVMHWQSLEPEVHDMEYRKGELLIKQEGYYYVYAKLCFSLDNDLFHYAVMKNTSRYLGPSIELLRYRTYQLKPTKKESMGNGYLGGVFHLIRGDSVFVQVKGSSSLRLQYAADNFFGMFML, encoded by the exons ATGGCCGGGCGTGGAGGCACCTACCCCGCCGTGTTCGTGGTGGACAGCCAGGCAGGCCTcccacccctgccccccaaGACAGGTCTCCAGCAGGCCCGGCGGCGTGCAGGCCCGGCCCAGACCGTGCTCTTCCTGCTGGTGGCTTTGGCTCTGTGCGGCGTGGTGCTGGAGGCCTGCTTCATCTATCGCCTCTACACCACTCAGCACAGCTCC AATCAAGAAGGCCTACGAACAGATGCAAGGAAAG GTGACCCACAGAAGAATGGTTCTATGGTCGGCCCAAAAACTAGACCGCGTACGGTTCTGAAGCCCTCAAAGCCCCTGGCCCATCTCACAG CTGGTGTTGAAAGACCAGATAAGTATGGTGTTATGCACTGGCAGAGCTTAGAGCCCGAAGTGCATGATATGGAATACAGGAAAGGTGAGCTGCTCATCAAGCAGGAAGGCTATTACTACGTATACGCCAAGCTCTGCTTCAGCCTGGATAATGACCTGTTTCACTACGCCGTGATGAAGAACACGTCGCGCTACTTGGGCCCTTCCATCGAGCTCCTGCGTTACCGCACGTACCAGTTAAAACCCACCAAAAAAGAGTCCATGGGCAACGGCTACCTCGGAGGCGTCTTCCATCTTATCAGGGGCGACAGTGTGTTTGTTCAAGTTAAAGGCAGCTCCTCTCTTCGGCTGCAGTATGCGGCGGACAACTTCTTCGGCATGTTCATGCTGTAG